In the Tetrapisispora phaffii CBS 4417 chromosome 10, complete genome genome, TAGACATTGAATTTAACTTTTTGTTAGGCTAAAGGAGTCTTTTACATAGAAATTACATTATGTTCAGAACAACtgattaatttttataatatgcGATTTTGGGACAGCTGTTTGTTATGACTAACAGATTCATTTATAACAGGAACCATAGCATATTACTTAAGATATTGTATgtattttaaatgtttatACAGAACAGAGCACCCGAACAGACtatattatatacattatttttcaagCGCAGTAAAAAATTTCAGTATTATAAGGTATgtcatttttgaaaaaaaaatttgtatatttacttataaaatataacaCTTACTGGGCTACGCTCTATATAAGTAACTTGAGTTTATTATCTTACATAGATATACCTTCCTATAGGGTTCAACGAGAGTGACTTGAATAAACCGATTACAGTGGGACCATGGATTATAATGCATCGAAGTTTCCAGATGATGTTGCAAGACTATTTAAACCTAATCCtccattgaaatttttgaaaggAATAGATTATCCAATGCATAAACGTAAGACGAACCCAAACATCTCAGGTATTAcacaaattcaaaatgatAGAAGTATCTCATCgatatttaatgaatataatatacaGTTCCCAAAGGGTTCTGAAAATGGGCACCTTAAAGTTTACAATGAGGTaaagaatcaaaaaattaaagaaaagaattcCATAGAATCAAAATTGTCTGCGTGGGACCCAAACAATGATCCGAATATCATAAACACAGATCCATATAGAACTATATTTGTTGGTAGGTTGCCTTATGACATTGACGAAATTAgtttacaaaaaatattcattaaatatgGACAGATTGAAAAAGTCAGAATAATAAGGAACTCACATGGAAAGAAAGAGAATTCAAATACACCAACAGTTGGCAAATCAAGAGGTTATGGTTTCATTGTGTTCGAAGACACATACAGTAGTAAAATGGCATTCAAAGATATAGGAACTCATAAGGGGATTGAAATCAATGGTAGGACCTGTATAGTTGACATCGAGAGAGGAAGAACAGTACGGTACTTCAAACCAAGAAGATTAGGTGGTGGACTTGGAGGCAGAGGATATACAGaaagaatgaaaaaatttagCGATACGTACGGTGAAAGAACACGAGATAATATACCGCCATCATTCCATAACTATCCCAATACTACCAATGTTGATACCCAAACATCGACCATTACTCGAAGTCGTTACAACAACACTACAGTATCCCCAGCCGTTGTAAATCACGAACCTATCCAACCAGCTACCGTATCATACAAATCAAGATCTTCGAGAACTGGTACCAGCACtgtaaaagaaaaagaagaaatcgACTACTAATTAATACGTATCTATACACTCAACATAAACATATATAGGTTTCCAATAACGTCatgataataatgcatgcatttgatatttttttccatAAAACTGAACCTGAAGTTATGATGGTTaaacacatatataattttatctaCATTAAAACTTGTTCTTAAATCGTTTAATGTATATTTGTCTTATCACCACCACAAGGTATTTTGAatgtttttcaaaaaatgagTCAACTTTGAAAATTCATTGAAACTTATAATGGTCTCTACATGAAATTCTTTGCTAAACAAGTGAAAAACATAAACTAACCAGCGTGAAATTTTTACAAAAAGTTTTATGGTTTTAAACTACAGTACCTGCCAATAACGTTGCATTACATATTCAACTCAAATACAACGACAGTCTAGGTGAGATAGTCGAATCATCTGTTGTTTTAGCACTACGTTTCATTTCTTTATAGTAGTTGTGTATTTTTGCTTATTATGACTATTATTATAACCGTGGCAATTGGTTTAGTCAGACGTTTGAAGAATATGTATTTTCTACAGCCAATTGGCCTTGTCTCTTATGTCGTTTTCTTTATGTAGTTTGCTTGACCTTAATCAGAATGTTATATTGAATGGGTACGCATGGTTATATTCTTCTACGTTATTTTGGTTACCTTTAATTTAATGTCAATTGGTGCTCATCGCATTTTggaaactgaaaaaaaacaaaaatcaGAAAGAAAAGCACACTGTAAAGATCATCTTGAAAACATCGAGTCAGGTAGTTTGATGATATTATAAgtacatataaatataatagtaAAAACTAATGAATGTCATAAACAAGTTCATTCATTCTATCTTGtagattttttttattcataGCTGCTCAATCATAAGACACCaagaaagaattatttaactatgCCTTCTCCAGTTTTGTTAAGATCTGTTACAGAAACGTTGAAGAAACATGCTTCCTTGAAGAACtcaatattaa is a window encoding:
- the SNP1 gene encoding U1 snRNP complex subunit SNP1 (similar to Saccharomyces cerevisiae SNP1 (YIL061C); ancestral locus Anc_7.250), encoding MDYNASKFPDDVARLFKPNPPLKFLKGIDYPMHKRKTNPNISGITQIQNDRSISSIFNEYNIQFPKGSENGHLKVYNEVKNQKIKEKNSIESKLSAWDPNNDPNIINTDPYRTIFVGRLPYDIDEISLQKIFIKYGQIEKVRIIRNSHGKKENSNTPTVGKSRGYGFIVFEDTYSSKMAFKDIGTHKGIEINGRTCIVDIERGRTVRYFKPRRLGGGLGGRGYTERMKKFSDTYGERTRDNIPPSFHNYPNTTNVDTQTSTITRSRYNNTTVSPAVVNHEPIQPATVSYKSRSSRTGTSTVKEKEEIDY